One window of Leptotrichia sp. oral taxon 498 genomic DNA carries:
- a CDS encoding DUF1883 domain-containing protein, translated as MKYLLFDLKHLSQGNIVEVRLIGTECDVMLVNYTNLSNYKNRRSVKYYGGHYKQSPVKIPIPHHDHWYVIVTNGNVKASVSIIKL; from the coding sequence TTGAAATATTTACTTTTTGATTTAAAACACTTATCTCAAGGTAATATTGTAGAAGTCAGACTAATAGGAACAGAATGTGATGTTATGCTTGTCAATTACACCAATCTATCAAATTATAAAAATAGAAGAAGTGTAAAATATTATGGTGGACATTATAAACAGTCTCCAGTTAAAATTCCTATTCCACATCATGACCATTGGTACGTAATAGTAACAAACGGCAATGTAAAAGCTAGTGTTTCTATAATAAAACTTTAA
- a CDS encoding excalibur calcium-binding domain-containing protein, whose amino-acid sequence MKKLFVILTLAFVSANTFTETLHFKNCKEARSKGYKNIKKGEPGYARHLDRDRDGIACESK is encoded by the coding sequence ATGAAAAAATTATTTGTAATTTTAACATTAGCATTTGTTAGTGCTAACACATTCACAGAAACATTACATTTTAAAAATTGTAAGGAAGCTAGATCGAAAGGGTATAAAAACATCAAAAAGGGTGAGCCTGGATATGCAAGACATTTAGATAGGGACAGAGATGGAATTGCTTGTGAAAGCAAATAA